Proteins encoded in a region of the Methylobacterium radiotolerans JCM 2831 genome:
- a CDS encoding polysaccharide biosynthesis/export family protein, giving the protein MSAFLGASHRRAGRPSGAAGTALALLACAPLLAGCMSGRPQSASRSGLDVTQTGSVTEGLPAALVAAAQEEVGRTMRLGLANYRLNVGDNLEVSFLIDSSVVQPTYRLNPNDEFDVDFRTHPEYNRTVIVRPDGRISLPGKNGIKVAGLSPEAAAALIKSTYDDVLIDPVVTVMLRRFRTVTDDFRDLTQRADMGRVKVLAIEPDGKINLPMVPPVQAAGRTVHEVMGSLNAAYKHQLASVTTSVRLASLVPANTMVFGEVRAPGPVTLQGPRTLAQVLGSAGGVLPTAAGEAVRIIRFDAEAAGSVRIVDISQPGLADSIVVPPNATVYVPPSLLAKTARAVDLVVRQILLFNGTGFGVNYITGPAASTSTTATVRSGT; this is encoded by the coding sequence TTGTCTGCGTTCCTCGGCGCGTCGCACCGGCGTGCCGGCCGACCATCCGGCGCCGCGGGGACCGCGCTCGCGCTCCTCGCCTGCGCGCCGCTGCTCGCCGGCTGCATGTCGGGCCGCCCGCAGAGCGCGTCGCGCTCAGGCCTCGACGTGACGCAGACCGGCTCGGTCACCGAGGGCCTCCCCGCGGCACTGGTCGCGGCCGCCCAGGAGGAGGTCGGGCGGACCATGCGCCTCGGGCTGGCGAACTACCGGCTGAACGTCGGCGACAACCTCGAAGTCTCGTTCCTGATCGATTCCAGCGTGGTCCAGCCGACCTACCGCCTGAACCCCAACGACGAGTTCGACGTCGATTTCCGGACGCACCCGGAATACAACCGTACGGTGATCGTCCGACCGGACGGCCGGATCTCGCTGCCGGGCAAGAACGGCATCAAGGTCGCGGGGCTGTCGCCCGAGGCGGCGGCCGCGCTGATCAAGAGTACCTACGACGACGTGCTGATCGACCCCGTCGTCACGGTCATGCTGCGCCGGTTCCGCACCGTGACCGACGATTTCCGCGACCTCACCCAGCGGGCCGACATGGGCCGCGTGAAGGTTCTGGCGATCGAGCCGGACGGCAAGATCAACCTGCCGATGGTGCCCCCCGTCCAGGCGGCGGGCCGGACCGTGCACGAGGTCATGGGCAGCCTGAACGCCGCCTACAAGCACCAGCTGGCCTCGGTAACGACCAGCGTCCGGCTCGCGAGCCTCGTCCCGGCCAACACCATGGTATTCGGCGAGGTCCGCGCTCCGGGTCCCGTCACCCTGCAGGGACCGCGGACCCTAGCGCAGGTCCTGGGCTCGGCCGGCGGCGTCCTCCCGACGGCGGCCGGCGAGGCCGTACGGATCATCCGCTTCGACGCCGAGGCGGCCGGCAGCGTGCGCATCGTCGACATCAGCCAGCCGGGCCTCGCGGATTCGATCGTGGTGCCGCCCAACGCCACGGTCTACGTGCCGCCCTCGCTGCTGGCCAAGACCGCCCGCGCGGTGGACCTCGTGGTGCGCCAGATCCTGCTCTTCAACGGGACGGGCTTCGGAGTGAACTACATCACCGGCCCGGCCGCCAGCACCTCCACCACCGCCACCGTGAGGTCCGGCACGTGA
- a CDS encoding GumC family protein — MRQTDLTAADAVEGPAFDLRDALAALFRHIRPALLILVAAILGAGIYLLLTPAEYTADAKLIIRLGREKAGAPLQGGANQNYMFSERAQNVNNEIEILRDPSIVRDEFAALKAITPTGDLGPPPADWIDWLIYQGRQAVRGAKAVKTWIVDTVRIPFEAVGLLRHLTPDEKLYEAYLAAFKVVFVKETDVILTGFTWTDPHFAAQALNRLLDAYKRRHVEVYADETPASFYQSKLDRARADLAAIDAQLATYLKGNNTASFEIEQQNDLGTLADLAKQKSAAQIEREVVETRLKRTREAGPDRWQPTPPDADPTVTAFDQRWADLRTKRAELAVRFRPTAPEFVSLDRDLAALARQKYQALLAADTAKLAVLAEKIQSITGIEQTRRRAAIGQSDAALAYGRLTQQKGLLTDEITETQKRIDALKTGTGLDAQAVTSSALVARAVPPRLPSGPNRPLILGLAAGLGLLAALAYVALAEILAQTYRSASEVARSLRVPVLAAVPLQTGAAG, encoded by the coding sequence GTGAGGCAGACCGACCTGACCGCCGCCGACGCGGTCGAGGGCCCGGCCTTCGACCTCCGCGACGCCCTCGCGGCCCTGTTCCGGCACATCCGGCCCGCGCTGCTGATCCTGGTCGCGGCGATTCTCGGCGCCGGGATCTACCTCCTGCTGACGCCGGCCGAGTACACGGCCGACGCCAAGCTGATCATCCGTCTCGGCCGCGAGAAGGCGGGCGCCCCGCTCCAGGGCGGCGCGAACCAGAACTACATGTTCTCCGAGCGCGCGCAGAACGTGAACAACGAGATCGAGATCCTGCGCGACCCCAGCATCGTGCGCGACGAGTTCGCGGCGCTGAAGGCGATCACCCCGACCGGCGACCTCGGGCCGCCGCCGGCGGACTGGATCGACTGGCTGATCTACCAGGGACGTCAGGCCGTGCGCGGGGCCAAGGCGGTCAAGACCTGGATCGTCGACACGGTGCGGATCCCGTTCGAGGCGGTGGGCCTGCTGCGCCACCTCACGCCGGACGAGAAGCTCTACGAGGCCTATCTCGCGGCGTTCAAGGTCGTCTTCGTGAAGGAGACGGACGTGATCCTCACGGGCTTCACCTGGACGGACCCGCACTTCGCCGCCCAGGCGCTGAACCGGCTGCTCGACGCCTACAAGCGCCGCCACGTCGAGGTCTACGCCGACGAGACCCCGGCCTCGTTCTACCAGAGCAAGCTGGACCGCGCCCGGGCCGACCTCGCCGCCATCGACGCGCAGCTCGCGACCTACCTCAAGGGCAACAACACCGCGAGCTTCGAGATCGAGCAGCAGAACGATCTCGGCACCCTGGCCGACCTCGCCAAGCAGAAATCGGCGGCGCAGATCGAGCGCGAGGTGGTCGAGACCCGGCTCAAGCGCACCCGGGAGGCCGGGCCCGACCGCTGGCAGCCGACGCCGCCCGACGCCGATCCGACGGTCACGGCCTTCGACCAGCGCTGGGCGGACCTGCGGACGAAGCGCGCCGAACTGGCGGTGCGGTTCCGGCCGACCGCCCCCGAATTCGTCAGCCTCGATCGGGACCTGGCCGCGCTGGCGCGGCAGAAGTACCAGGCGCTCCTCGCCGCCGACACGGCGAAGCTCGCCGTCCTCGCCGAGAAGATCCAGAGCATCACGGGGATCGAGCAGACCCGCCGCCGGGCGGCCATCGGCCAGAGCGACGCGGCGCTGGCCTACGGCCGGCTGACCCAGCAGAAGGGCCTGCTCACCGACGAGATCACCGAGACCCAGAAGCGGATCGACGCGCTGAAGACCGGCACCGGGCTCGACGCGCAGGCCGTCACCTCCTCGGCCCTGGTGGCGCGCGCCGTTCCGCCGCGGCTGCCCTCCGGCCCGAACCGGCCGCTGATCCTCGGCCTCGCGGCCGGTCTCGGGCTGCTCGCCGCCCTGGCCTACGTCGCCCTCGCGGAGATCCTGGCCCAGACCTATCGCAGCGCGTCCGAGGTCGCCCGCTCGCTGCGGGTGCCCGTGCTGGCCGCGGTGCCGCTGCAGACAGGAGCCGCCGGATGA
- the otsB gene encoding trehalose-phosphatase, with protein sequence MDIALFLDFDGTLAEIAPRPDAVRVEPGLVEDLERLRARLDGALAIVTGRPVTVIDGFLTPARLDAAGLHGVERRVDGALTGGRAEDHPDLRRQVARLQAETAALAQVLIEDKGASVAVHWRLASPDDALRAETLVKGAAEALGADYRLQLGKAVGEIVPAQATKAHAIRAFMAQAPYAGRIPVFFGDDRTDEIAFASVNEDGGVAVRVGDGETVARRRLPDPAAVRALLSNWAAGGAIDPDALPPA encoded by the coding sequence ATGGACATCGCCCTCTTCCTCGACTTCGACGGCACGCTCGCCGAGATCGCTCCGCGGCCGGATGCCGTGCGGGTCGAGCCGGGTCTGGTGGAGGATCTGGAGCGTCTCCGGGCACGCCTCGACGGCGCCCTCGCCATCGTCACCGGCCGGCCAGTCACGGTGATCGACGGCTTCCTGACGCCCGCGCGCCTCGACGCGGCCGGTCTTCACGGCGTGGAGCGCCGGGTCGACGGCGCGCTCACCGGCGGCCGCGCGGAGGATCACCCCGACCTGCGCCGGCAGGTCGCGCGCCTGCAGGCCGAGACCGCCGCGCTGGCGCAGGTCCTGATCGAGGACAAGGGCGCCTCAGTGGCGGTCCACTGGCGGCTCGCGAGCCCGGACGACGCGCTGCGGGCCGAGACGCTGGTGAAGGGCGCGGCGGAGGCCCTCGGCGCCGATTATCGCCTCCAGCTCGGCAAGGCGGTCGGCGAGATCGTCCCCGCGCAGGCCACCAAAGCCCACGCGATCCGGGCCTTCATGGCGCAGGCGCCCTACGCGGGACGGATTCCCGTCTTCTTCGGCGACGACCGCACCGACGAGATCGCCTTCGCGTCGGTGAACGAGGACGGCGGCGTCGCGGTGCGCGTCGGGGACGGCGAGACCGTCGCCCGGCGACGCCTGCCCGACCCCGCCGCCGTCCGTGCCCTGCTGAGCAACTGGGCCGCCGGCGGTGCGATCGACCCGGACGCGCTGCCGCCGGCCTGA
- a CDS encoding DUF2147 domain-containing protein: MRFTSIGRRVAPLAILALSALAGTAQAKTPTDPSGTYLTEDGRARVRLEKCGTAGDRLCGYVVWLKVPLNDKGEPRIDFKNPDPKKQARPSLGHQLIMGLKPNADAHYEGKIYNSEDGKSYDVTIWTETPGELTVRGCLIAFLCKSQTWTKVTDLAPGQLPGPTNGANGPRSDPEYATAAPKPTAKAGAKPAQKPAASEAPKEE; encoded by the coding sequence ATGCGGTTTACATCGATCGGTCGCCGGGTTGCGCCGCTCGCGATCCTGGCGCTCTCGGCGCTGGCGGGCACGGCCCAGGCCAAGACGCCGACCGATCCCAGCGGAACCTATCTCACCGAGGACGGCCGCGCGCGCGTGCGCCTCGAGAAGTGCGGGACCGCGGGTGACCGGCTGTGCGGCTACGTGGTGTGGCTGAAGGTTCCGCTGAACGACAAGGGCGAGCCGCGGATCGACTTCAAGAACCCCGATCCGAAGAAGCAGGCTCGGCCGTCCCTCGGGCACCAGCTCATCATGGGCCTGAAGCCGAACGCCGACGCCCATTACGAGGGCAAGATCTACAATTCCGAGGACGGTAAGTCCTACGACGTCACCATCTGGACCGAGACGCCCGGCGAGCTGACGGTGCGCGGCTGCCTGATCGCGTTCCTGTGCAAGTCGCAGACCTGGACCAAGGTGACCGATCTCGCGCCGGGCCAGCTTCCTGGCCCGACCAACGGCGCGAACGGCCCGCGCAGCGATCCCGAGTACGCTACCGCCGCCCCGAAGCCGACCGCCAAGGCCGGCGCGAAGCCGGCTCAGAAGCCCGCCGCCTCCGAGGCGCCCAAGGAGGAGTGA
- a CDS encoding DUF4260 domain-containing protein, producing the protein MTGRSVTGWPRLLLRLEGACILVAALLAYGWLGPSWWLFAALLFVPDLSMLGYAAGPAVGAALYNAAHTLALPLVGLPLAIAVGHPEAVGLALIWFAHIGLDRALGYGLKYGSGFGDTHLGVIGRPRDKTIAPS; encoded by the coding sequence ATGACGGGGCGTTCCGTCACGGGCTGGCCGCGCCTGCTGCTGCGGCTGGAGGGAGCCTGCATCCTGGTCGCCGCCCTGCTCGCCTATGGCTGGCTCGGGCCGTCGTGGTGGCTCTTCGCGGCGCTGCTCTTCGTTCCCGACCTGAGCATGCTGGGCTACGCGGCCGGTCCCGCGGTCGGCGCCGCGCTCTACAATGCGGCGCACACGCTCGCGCTGCCGCTCGTCGGCCTGCCCCTGGCGATCGCCGTCGGCCATCCCGAGGCCGTAGGGTTGGCCTTGATCTGGTTCGCCCATATCGGTCTCGACCGCGCCCTCGGTTACGGTCTCAAATACGGCAGCGGATTCGGTGATACGCATCTTGGCGTCATCGGCCGGCCGCGTGACAAGACGATCGCGCCGTCCTGA
- a CDS encoding GNAT family N-acetyltransferase has translation MTDVIRPATQADLPAIATIYGDAVTTSTASFETEPPTLAEMTRRFEVLRAGGFPYLVADRDGTVAGYAYAGPYHQRAAYRSTLEDSIYVARTARGGGVGRRLLTALIAASEQIDCRTLVAIIADSGSPASIALHASLGFTPVGTLAGVGHKHGRWLDVTLMQRSLGPGRSLPPTRI, from the coding sequence GTGACAGACGTGATACGCCCGGCCACGCAGGCCGACCTCCCCGCCATCGCGACGATCTACGGTGACGCCGTCACCACCAGCACGGCCAGCTTCGAGACGGAGCCGCCGACGCTGGCGGAGATGACCCGCCGCTTCGAGGTGCTGCGCGCGGGCGGCTTTCCCTATCTCGTGGCCGACCGGGACGGCACGGTCGCCGGCTACGCCTATGCCGGGCCCTATCACCAGCGCGCCGCCTACCGCTCGACCCTCGAGGATTCGATCTACGTCGCCCGGACGGCCCGAGGCGGCGGAGTCGGCCGGCGCCTGCTCACGGCCCTGATCGCGGCGAGCGAGCAGATCGACTGCCGGACCCTGGTCGCCATCATCGCCGACAGCGGCTCTCCCGCCTCGATCGCGCTGCACGCCAGCCTCGGCTTCACGCCCGTCGGAACCCTCGCGGGTGTCGGCCACAAGCACGGGCGCTGGCTCGACGTGACGCTCATGCAGCGTTCCCTCGGACCCGGCCGCAGCCTCCCGCCGACGCGGATCTGA
- a CDS encoding helix-turn-helix transcriptional regulator — MSGVRPDLFARLHDDLESGFREDLEEAVVDPARWPDLAERVVRASGSEGALLLRSDRTGLESLCTASLADASRRYFDEGWHRDDHRLRGIPLMRTRGIAVDQDFTTPEEIARLPFYQDLLASRGLRWFAGIGFAVKGRLWCLSLQRTVEQGPYEPHEQRRLATLSPLLQRAGLLTSMVERARLAGLTQAFELIDRAALILDAEGRALRWNDAFGALLGRDLKLAGGRLTAEDPDAARQLEALARPFGRPPISAVVAARRDGPPIVIHVVPLVGPSRGLFAGASTLLLGSVPGTPAAPATAILQAAYRLTPAEARLAQALSSGTSLAEAASRFAITAATARSQLKAIFAKTGASRQSDLVRLVAGLAR, encoded by the coding sequence ATGTCGGGCGTGAGGCCGGATCTCTTCGCCCGCCTGCACGATGACCTTGAGTCCGGTTTCCGGGAGGACCTCGAGGAGGCGGTGGTCGACCCCGCGCGCTGGCCGGACCTGGCCGAGCGCGTTGTGCGAGCATCCGGCAGCGAGGGCGCCCTGCTGCTGCGCTCAGACCGGACCGGCCTCGAATCGCTCTGCACCGCCTCGCTCGCCGACGCCTCGCGCCGCTACTTCGACGAGGGCTGGCACCGCGACGACCATCGCCTCCGCGGTATCCCGCTCATGCGGACGCGCGGGATCGCGGTCGATCAGGACTTCACCACGCCGGAAGAGATCGCGCGCCTGCCCTTCTACCAGGACCTGCTGGCCTCCCGCGGCCTGCGCTGGTTCGCCGGCATCGGCTTCGCCGTGAAGGGGCGCCTGTGGTGCCTCTCGCTGCAGCGGACCGTGGAGCAGGGGCCGTACGAGCCGCACGAGCAGCGGCGCCTCGCGACCCTGTCGCCCCTCCTGCAGCGCGCGGGCCTGCTGACGTCGATGGTCGAGCGGGCCCGGCTCGCGGGGCTGACGCAGGCCTTCGAGCTGATCGACCGCGCCGCCCTGATCCTCGACGCCGAGGGGCGGGCGCTCCGCTGGAACGACGCGTTCGGCGCCCTCCTGGGGCGAGACCTGAAGCTCGCGGGCGGCCGCCTCACCGCGGAGGATCCGGACGCCGCGCGGCAGCTCGAAGCGCTCGCGCGGCCCTTCGGTCGGCCGCCGATCTCCGCCGTCGTGGCGGCGCGACGCGACGGGCCGCCGATCGTGATCCACGTCGTGCCGCTGGTCGGACCGAGCCGCGGCCTGTTCGCCGGCGCGAGCACGCTGCTCCTCGGGAGCGTTCCCGGGACCCCGGCCGCGCCCGCGACCGCGATCCTCCAGGCCGCCTACCGGCTGACGCCGGCCGAGGCGCGGCTCGCCCAGGCGCTGTCGAGCGGAACCTCCCTCGCGGAGGCCGCGTCGCGCTTCGCGATCACCGCGGCGACCGCGCGCTCGCAGCTGAAGGCGATCTTCGCCAAGACCGGAGCGAGCCGCCAGTCGGACCTCGTGCGGCTCGTGGCCGGGCTCGCGCGCTGA
- a CDS encoding DUF427 domain-containing protein encodes MRGSPFRPVPDPVRPGEESVWDYPRPPRLESVPDRLQVVLGGRVIAETGSGFRVLETSHPPTYYLPPADIADGALVNRRRGGICEWKGQAVLFDVRAGDRLVPGAAWAYPDPTPDFRAIAGYVAFYAGPMDACFVGAAQVTPQPGNFYGGWITPGIVGPFKGGAGTMGW; translated from the coding sequence ATGCGCGGATCGCCTTTCCGGCCCGTCCCCGATCCCGTCAGGCCGGGCGAGGAGAGCGTCTGGGACTATCCGCGGCCGCCGCGGCTGGAATCCGTCCCGGACCGGCTGCAGGTCGTGCTCGGCGGCCGCGTCATCGCCGAGACCGGTTCCGGCTTCCGGGTACTCGAGACCTCGCACCCGCCGACCTACTACCTGCCGCCCGCCGACATCGCGGACGGGGCGCTGGTGAACCGGCGGCGCGGCGGGATCTGCGAGTGGAAGGGACAGGCCGTCCTGTTCGACGTGCGCGCCGGCGACCGCCTCGTGCCCGGGGCCGCCTGGGCCTACCCGGACCCGACGCCGGATTTCCGCGCGATCGCCGGCTACGTCGCGTTCTACGCCGGCCCGATGGACGCCTGCTTCGTCGGGGCGGCCCAGGTGACGCCGCAGCCCGGAAACTTCTACGGCGGCTGGATCACGCCCGGCATCGTCGGCCCGTTCAAGGGTGGGGCCGGGACAATGGGCTGGTGA
- a CDS encoding serine hydrolase domain-containing protein gives MSALTETDPTGAGFSPDGLARIVPWMDRLVGDGRLAGLSVTVARRGRIAFARACGQADLARATPFTLDTVTRIYSMTKPLTSVAVMQLYEQGLFQLDDPISRVLPAFAEMRVAVGGNRAKLETEPARRAITVRDLLTHTAGLTYGFMEATLVDAQYREQGVDFLAREGTLAEMTARVAKLPLLAQPGSAWNYSVATDVLGQYVAALTGRPFADHLREAVIGPLGMVDTDFYVRPELMPRFCATYAYDRARRLRLFDDSVETAFARPPAIASGGGGLVSTAADYQRFCRMILDRGTLDGARLLGRKTVDLMLANHLPGDLAAMGTPRFAETSYTGIGFGLGFSVMLDPARAQILGTPGEVAWGGLASTAFWIDPAEDLSVVLMTQLVPSSALPIRRELRVLTYAALAD, from the coding sequence ATGAGCGCGCTGACCGAGACCGATCCGACGGGTGCCGGGTTCAGCCCGGACGGGCTCGCCCGGATCGTGCCGTGGATGGACCGCCTCGTCGGCGACGGTCGGCTGGCCGGCCTGTCGGTCACCGTGGCGCGGCGCGGCCGCATCGCCTTCGCGCGTGCCTGCGGGCAGGCCGACCTCGCCCGGGCGACGCCGTTCACCCTCGACACGGTGACCCGGATCTACTCGATGACCAAGCCGCTGACCTCGGTCGCGGTGATGCAGCTCTACGAGCAGGGCCTGTTCCAGCTCGACGATCCGATCTCCCGGGTCCTGCCCGCGTTCGCCGAGATGCGCGTCGCCGTGGGCGGCAACCGGGCGAAGCTCGAGACCGAGCCCGCCCGCCGGGCGATCACCGTGCGGGACCTGCTGACCCACACGGCCGGGCTGACCTACGGCTTCATGGAAGCGACCCTGGTCGACGCGCAGTACCGCGAGCAGGGTGTCGACTTCCTGGCGCGCGAGGGCACGCTCGCCGAGATGACCGCGCGGGTGGCGAAGCTGCCGCTCCTCGCCCAGCCGGGCAGCGCCTGGAACTACAGCGTCGCCACCGACGTGCTCGGCCAGTACGTGGCGGCGCTCACCGGCCGCCCCTTCGCCGACCACCTCCGCGAGGCGGTGATCGGGCCCCTCGGCATGGTCGATACCGATTTCTACGTGCGGCCCGAGCTGATGCCGCGCTTCTGCGCCACCTACGCGTACGATCGCGCGCGGCGGCTGCGCCTGTTCGACGATTCGGTGGAGACGGCCTTCGCGCGCCCGCCCGCGATCGCGTCGGGCGGCGGCGGCCTCGTCTCAACGGCGGCGGATTACCAGCGCTTCTGCCGGATGATCCTCGACCGGGGCACCCTCGACGGCGCGCGCCTCCTGGGCCGCAAGACGGTCGACCTGATGCTGGCGAATCATCTGCCGGGCGATCTCGCCGCGATGGGCACGCCGCGCTTCGCCGAGACCTCCTACACCGGCATCGGTTTCGGTCTGGGCTTCTCGGTGATGCTCGACCCCGCCCGGGCCCAGATCCTCGGCACGCCGGGCGAGGTCGCCTGGGGCGGCCTCGCCTCGACGGCGTTCTGGATCGACCCGGCCGAGGATCTGTCGGTGGTGCTCATGACGCAGCTCGTGCCGTCCTCGGCCCTGCCGATCCGGCGCGAACTGCGCGTCCTGACCTACGCGGCCCTCGCCGATTGA
- a CDS encoding CpsD/CapB family tyrosine-protein kinase: protein MIAAAAAPRIDPAILEPALVQLTRHEARVRRVGLTAVQPGEGVSTLARELAGAYARRGRSAVLIEANWSRPSVAEAYGLTGRPGFADIVAGAVAPSRGVHAVAENLSVVPAGSASAIREATLDDGRVEDFLALIDDRFDLAIVDCEPITEIGDAAALSPFVDGFIVVIGAERTRRAVAQRALADLKAAGGAPLGVVLNRTRRPIPKWLYRWLG from the coding sequence ATGATCGCCGCCGCAGCCGCACCCCGCATCGATCCGGCGATCCTCGAACCGGCACTCGTCCAGCTCACCCGGCACGAGGCGCGCGTCCGCCGGGTCGGCCTCACCGCGGTCCAGCCCGGCGAGGGCGTGAGCACCCTCGCCCGCGAACTCGCCGGCGCCTACGCCCGGCGGGGCCGCAGCGCGGTGCTGATCGAGGCGAACTGGTCGCGCCCGTCGGTGGCGGAGGCCTACGGCCTGACCGGCCGGCCGGGCTTCGCCGACATCGTCGCCGGCGCGGTGGCGCCGAGCCGCGGCGTCCACGCGGTTGCCGAGAACCTGAGCGTCGTGCCGGCGGGCAGCGCGTCGGCCATCCGCGAGGCGACCCTCGACGACGGCCGCGTCGAGGATTTCCTCGCGCTGATCGACGACCGCTTCGACCTCGCCATCGTGGATTGTGAGCCGATCACCGAGATCGGCGACGCCGCCGCGCTCTCGCCCTTCGTGGACGGCTTCATCGTGGTGATCGGCGCCGAGCGCACCCGCCGGGCGGTGGCACAGCGCGCCCTGGCCGACCTCAAGGCCGCCGGCGGTGCGCCGCTCGGCGTCGTCCTCAACCGCACCCGGCGACCGATCCCGAAATGGCTCTACCGATGGCTCGGGTGA